One region of Drosophila teissieri strain GT53w chromosome 2L, Prin_Dtei_1.1, whole genome shotgun sequence genomic DNA includes:
- the LOC122612685 gene encoding protein nubbin isoform X2, which yields MVMSELRWHTASPEDNNNSLKRDLLKSTPTSAREAAVHMMQNRYISRLSRSPSPLQSNASDCDDNNSSVGTSSDRCRSPLSPALSLSHQQAKRQLLSLQPHPAHHHHNPHHLNHLNHHQYKQEEDYEDENGGALNLTSDNSRHSTQSPSNSVKSATASPVPVISVPSPVPPMISPVLAPSAGGATTPNSMAAAAAAAAAVASTMGSGISPLLALPGMSSPQAQLAAAGLGMNNPLLTGSLSPQDFAQFQQLLQQRQVALTQQFNSYMELLRSGSLGLAQDDPALTTQVAAAQFLMQSQLQALSQATQQLQALQKQQQRQAEEPLQLNHKMTQQPRSSTPHSIRSPIAIRSPASSPHQMHHHHHHHPLQITPPSSAASLKLSGMLTPSTPTSGTQMSQMSQGTTTPQPKTVASAAAARAAGEPSPEETTDLEELEQFAKTFKQRRIKLGFTQGDVGLAMGKLYGNDFSQTTISRFEALNLSFKNMCKLKPLLQKWLDDADRTIQATGGVFDPAALQATVSTPEIIGRRRKKRTSIETTIRGALEKAFLANQKPTSEEITQLADRLGMEKEVVRVWFCNRRQKEKRINPSLDSPTGADDDESSYMMH from the exons ATGGTTATGTCGGAGCTACGTTGGCACACCGCTAGTCCCGAGGATAATAACAATTCCTTGAAGCGCGATTTGCTCAAATCCACACCGACCAGTGCCCGCGAGGCCGCCGTTCACATGATGCAGAATCGAT ATATCAGTCGTCTGTCGCGTTCGCCGTCACCACTTCAATCGAATG CTTCCGATTGCGATGACAACAACTCGAGTGTGGGCACCTCGAGCGATCGCTGCCGATCTCCTCTGAGTCCTGCGCTCTCCTTGAGCCACCAGCAGGCCAAACGCCAGCTGCTGTCGCTGCAGCCCCACCCggcgcaccaccaccacaatcCGCACCACTTGAACCACCTGAACCACCACCAGTACAAACAGGAGGAGGATTACGAGGACGAAAACGGTGGGGCATTGAACTTAACCAGCGACAATAGTCGCCACAGCACTCAGTCTCCGTCGAATTCGGTGAAATCGGCCACAGCATCGCCGGTGCCGGTGATTTCAGTGCCCTCGCCAGTGCCGCCCATGATCTCTCCGGTTCTGGCGCCCTCGGCTGGTGGAGCCACCACGCCCAATTCCAtggcagcagcggctgcagcagccgccgcagtGGCATCCACAATGGGCAGTGGCATCTCGCCGTTGCTGGCGCTGCCGGGCATGTCCTCGCCACAGGCTCAGCTCGCAGCCGCTGGCTTGGGCATGAATAATCCACTGCTGACTGGATCGCTGTCGCCACAGGACTTTGCCCAGTTCCAGCAGCTgttgcagcagcggcaagTGGCGTTGACGCAGCAGTTCAACAGCTACATGGAGCTGCTGAGGAGTGGCTCCCTGGGCTTGGCGCAGGACGACCCGGCACTGACCACTCAGGTGGCGGCGGCCCAGTTCCTAATGCAGAGCCAACTGCAGGCCCTGAGCCAGGCCACCCAGCAATTGCAGGCCctgcagaagcagcagcagcgccaggcGGAGGAGCCACTGCAGCTGAACCACAAGATGACGCAGCAGCCGCGCAGCTCCACACCGCACTCGATCCGCAGTCCCATCGCCATTCGCAGTCCGGCCAGCTCACCCCACCAgatgcaccaccaccaccaccatcacccaCTGCAAATCACTCCGCCCAGCTCGGCGGCCAGCTTGAAGCTGAGTGGAATGCTGACGCCCAGCACGCCCACCAGTGGCACCCAGATGAGCCAGATGAGCCAGGGCACCACCACGCCGCAGCCCAAGACGGTGGCCAGTGCGGCAGCTGCTCGGGCAGCGGGCGAGCCATCGCCCGAGGAAACCACCGacctggaggagctggagcagttCGCCAAGACCTTCAAGCAGCGCAGAATCAAGCTGGGCTTCACCCAGGGCGATGTGGGTCTGGCCATGGGCAAGCTGTATGGCAATGACTTCTCGCAGACAACCATTTCGCGCTTCGAGGCCCTCAATCTGAGCTTCAAGAACATGTGCAAGCTGAAGCCGCTGCTCCAGAAGTGGTTGGACGATGCCGATCGCACCATCCAGGCCACCGGCGGTGTCTTCGATCCTGCGGCCCTGCAGGCCACCGTCAGCACGCCGGAGATCATTGGACGCCGTCGCAAGAAGCGCACCTCCATCGAGACCACCATTCGCGGCGCCCTGGAGAAGGCCTTCCTGGCCAACCAGAAGCCCACCTCGGAGGAGATCACCCAGCTGGCCGACCGCCTGGGCATGGAGAAGGAGGTGGTGCGCGTGTGGTTCTGCAACCGCCGGCAGAAGGAGAAGCGCATCAATCCCTCCCTGGACAGTCCCACGGGTGCCGATGACGACGAGTCCTCCTACATGATGCACTAA